In bacterium, a genomic segment contains:
- a CDS encoding ASKHA domain-containing protein: MITVRFEPDGRTTEVPRGTTILAAARQAGLEIVATCGARGRCRSCRVQVVAGAVPPPTLADRVQLGEDEVRERFRLACQAEIGEPLTVLVAPILEEVAFQIMSDTRALRSAAGFLLDSGVEQNPAFGLAFDIGTTTVVGYLVDLPDGTVVASASGLNPQAAFGGDLISRIAFAQENPSNVRALQTRIVRLLNGQIEELCSAAGINRDAIYKTVIVGNTVMHHLFLGIDPTPVGQAPYTPVVRSSMRLRAHEAGLRLDPQVPVFLLPIVAGFVGADAVGMVLSTRLYTSTEPRIAADIGTNGEVVLGSPDGLIACSAPAGPALEGGQIHCGMRGARGAIDQVHLGSDVAYHTIGGDAPLGVCGSGILDAVAGMLDAGILDPSGRLHPDPPASVPDALRRRVVSSAGEAPAFVLARGDETASGEDIVLTQADVRQVQLAKGAIRSAITMLERISGTSEGRIAELMLAGGFGNYLNVRSAIRIGLIPALPLDRISYVGNAAGLGAQMALVSETERRRADELAAKIRHISLATYPEFQQVFLEAVTFPPPGGME; the protein is encoded by the coding sequence ATGATCACGGTCAGGTTCGAGCCGGACGGGCGGACCACGGAGGTGCCCAGGGGCACCACGATCCTGGCCGCGGCGCGGCAGGCGGGTCTGGAGATCGTGGCCACCTGCGGCGCGCGCGGCCGGTGCCGGAGCTGCCGGGTCCAAGTGGTCGCGGGCGCGGTCCCACCGCCTACGTTGGCCGACCGGGTCCAGCTCGGCGAAGACGAAGTGCGAGAGCGCTTTCGCCTGGCGTGCCAGGCCGAGATCGGCGAGCCGCTGACGGTCCTGGTTGCCCCTATCCTGGAAGAGGTCGCCTTCCAGATCATGTCCGACACGCGGGCACTGCGGTCGGCGGCGGGCTTCCTTCTCGACTCCGGCGTGGAGCAGAACCCTGCCTTTGGGCTGGCGTTCGACATCGGGACCACCACGGTCGTGGGCTACCTGGTGGACCTGCCCGACGGTACGGTCGTCGCGTCCGCCTCCGGCCTGAACCCCCAGGCCGCGTTCGGGGGTGACCTGATATCCCGCATTGCGTTCGCGCAGGAGAACCCATCCAACGTGCGTGCGCTCCAGACCAGGATCGTCCGGCTCCTCAACGGGCAGATCGAGGAACTCTGCTCCGCCGCTGGCATCAACCGTGACGCCATCTACAAGACCGTGATCGTGGGCAACACCGTGATGCACCATCTGTTCCTGGGCATTGATCCCACGCCCGTGGGGCAGGCGCCGTACACGCCGGTGGTCCGCAGCAGCATGCGCCTGCGTGCGCACGAGGCCGGCCTGCGGCTGGACCCGCAGGTCCCGGTCTTCCTGCTCCCCATCGTCGCCGGGTTCGTGGGCGCCGACGCGGTCGGCATGGTCCTGTCCACACGCCTCTACACGAGTACCGAGCCCCGGATCGCCGCGGATATCGGCACCAACGGCGAGGTGGTCCTGGGATCGCCCGACGGCCTGATCGCCTGCTCGGCGCCGGCCGGCCCGGCGCTGGAGGGCGGACAGATCCACTGCGGCATGCGGGGGGCGCGCGGCGCCATAGACCAGGTTCATCTCGGGAGCGATGTCGCCTACCACACAATCGGCGGCGACGCGCCGCTCGGCGTGTGCGGATCCGGCATCCTCGATGCGGTCGCCGGCATGCTGGATGCGGGCATCCTGGACCCATCCGGGCGGCTGCATCCCGATCCACCGGCCTCGGTCCCTGATGCGCTCCGCCGGCGGGTTGTCTCGTCTGCCGGCGAGGCGCCGGCGTTTGTGCTGGCGCGGGGCGACGAGACCGCCTCAGGAGAGGACATCGTGCTGACCCAGGCGGACGTGCGTCAGGTGCAGCTCGCCAAAGGCGCGATCCGCAGCGCGATCACCATGCTGGAGCGGATAAGCGGAACGTCGGAAGGCAGGATAGCCGAGCTGATGCTGGCGGGCGGGTTCGGCAACTACCTCAATGTGCGCAGCGCGATACGCATCGGTCTTATCCCCGCGCTGCCGCTCGATCGAATCAGCTACGTCGGCAACGCCGCCGGGCTGGGCGCGCAGATGGCACTCGTCTCGGAGACGGAGCGGCGGAGGGCAGACGAGCTGGCAGCCAAGATCCGGCACATCTCACTGGCCACGTACCCCGAGTTTCAGCAGGTGTTCCTGGAAGCCGTCACGTTCCCGCCCCCGGGAGGCATGGAGTGA
- the bfr gene encoding bacterioferritin, whose translation MKGNEKMLSALNQLLADELTAISQYMVHSEMCANWGYEKLHKAIEGQAVDEMHHAEWLIQRILFLDGTPVVSKLNPMKIGATIPAMITNDQEAEIDAVAAYNKAIALAREVGDNASVDLLTRILKMEEDHEDWAEVQNAQIEQMGLANYLTNQT comes from the coding sequence ATGAAGGGTAACGAGAAGATGCTATCGGCGCTGAACCAACTCCTGGCGGACGAACTCACCGCCATCAGCCAGTACATGGTGCACTCGGAGATGTGCGCCAACTGGGGATACGAGAAGCTTCACAAAGCCATCGAGGGACAAGCGGTGGACGAAATGCACCATGCCGAGTGGCTTATCCAGCGCATACTGTTCCTGGATGGCACGCCGGTTGTCTCGAAGCTCAATCCCATGAAGATCGGCGCTACCATACCCGCGATGATTACGAACGACCAGGAGGCCGAGATTGACGCGGTGGCTGCCTACAACAAAGCCATCGCGCTGGCGCGCGAGGTAGGTGACAATGCCAGCGTTGACCTGTTGACCCGCATCCTCAAGATGGAAGAGGACCACGAGGATTGGGCGGAAGTGCAGAACGCTCAGATCGAGCAGATGGGCCTGGCGAACTACCTGACCAACCAGACCTAG
- a CDS encoding 4Fe-4S double cluster binding domain-containing protein — protein sequence MLQRLEQRGYAGSVASIQHLHDLRRDIEANYGSGSFDEEFHQERLTGFAFSPPESLLEARSLLVVAVRQPQMRFAFAWKGELMPIIVPPTYIHWRETDRQVQETLAEVLGPEGYQVVQALLPKKPLAAHSGLAAYGRNNITYVAGMGSFHRLVAFYTDLPCEGENWQESRMVERCKDCQACIRQCPSGAISTERFLLHAERCIAFHNEKPGEVPFPAWLEASWHDCLVGCMQCQRVCPENKEFVGWVEEGAQFSLEETALLVAGTPLEQLPARMVKKLEECGLLDMVDILPRNLRVLLERMG from the coding sequence ATGCTGCAGCGGCTGGAGCAGCGTGGGTATGCGGGGAGTGTTGCATCAATCCAGCACCTTCATGACCTACGGCGGGACATAGAGGCCAACTATGGCAGCGGCTCATTCGATGAGGAGTTTCATCAGGAACGTCTGACTGGATTTGCCTTCAGCCCACCCGAGAGTCTGTTAGAGGCTCGGTCTCTGCTTGTGGTGGCCGTAAGGCAGCCTCAGATGCGTTTCGCCTTTGCCTGGAAAGGGGAGCTGATGCCAATCATTGTGCCCCCCACGTACATACACTGGCGAGAGACCGACCGGCAAGTTCAAGAAACCTTGGCCGAGGTTCTCGGTCCAGAAGGGTATCAGGTGGTTCAGGCATTGCTGCCGAAGAAGCCCCTCGCAGCACACAGCGGGTTGGCAGCGTATGGTAGGAACAACATCACATACGTTGCTGGGATGGGAAGTTTTCATCGGTTGGTGGCCTTCTACACTGATCTGCCGTGTGAGGGGGAGAATTGGCAGGAATCAAGGATGGTGGAACGGTGTAAAGACTGTCAGGCCTGCATCAGGCAATGTCCGTCGGGCGCGATCAGCACAGAGCGCTTTCTGCTGCATGCGGAACGGTGTATCGCGTTCCATAATGAGAAGCCCGGCGAAGTCCCCTTTCCGGCGTGGTTGGAGGCTTCGTGGCATGATTGTCTGGTGGGTTGCATGCAATGCCAAAGGGTCTGCCCGGAGAACAAAGAGTTCGTGGGGTGGGTTGAGGAGGGAGCGCAATTCTCATTGGAGGAGACGGCGCTCCTTGTGGCCGGGACACCACTTGAGCAACTGCCCGCCAGGATGGTGAAGAAGCTGGAGGAGTGCGGCCTGTTGGACATGGTTGATATTCTTCCGCGTAACTTGAGGGTTCTGCTCGAGAGGATGGGGTAG
- a CDS encoding DMT family transporter: MRLEADHASGERRSFGVGDLLVLTTVVLWAASFTVIKSAYAEFTPLSFAATRFAIASLGLLLITALRREPLSFARSDLPRIAALGLCNVTLYQAFFGVGLGYTTASNSVLITNTAPVMTLLLAAATRADRITPRQALGVLLALGGVVVLVSASGGLSAGHLKGDVLTLLGAASYAVTPITVLPLYRRYSTLPVMAASMTFGTVLLLAVGFPDLARQSWALSPAAWSQLAYAALGAGSLGYLFWYEGIRRIGPTRVAAYSYLIPVLGVWIAVAILSEPFGLRHLIGAAVTITGVALTRWPAHSRSKRAWKKRRYLGS; encoded by the coding sequence GTGAGGCTAGAAGCGGACCACGCGAGCGGCGAACGCAGGTCCTTCGGGGTGGGCGACCTGCTGGTGCTCACGACGGTGGTGCTGTGGGCCGCGTCGTTCACCGTCATCAAATCCGCCTACGCCGAGTTCACGCCCCTTTCCTTTGCCGCGACGCGCTTCGCGATCGCCTCGCTCGGGCTGCTGCTGATAACCGCGCTGCGCAGGGAGCCGCTGTCATTCGCGCGGAGCGACTTGCCCCGCATCGCGGCGCTCGGGCTGTGCAACGTCACTCTCTACCAGGCGTTCTTCGGCGTCGGACTGGGCTACACGACGGCGAGCAACTCCGTCCTCATCACCAACACGGCCCCTGTTATGACGCTCCTCCTGGCGGCAGCAACGCGGGCCGACCGGATCACGCCCAGGCAGGCCCTGGGAGTGCTCCTGGCGTTGGGTGGGGTGGTCGTGCTCGTAAGCGCCAGCGGCGGGCTGTCGGCAGGACACCTGAAGGGCGACGTCCTGACGCTGCTCGGCGCCGCGTCCTACGCGGTGACGCCGATCACCGTGCTGCCGCTGTACCGACGCTACAGCACGCTGCCGGTCATGGCTGCCTCCATGACCTTCGGCACAGTCCTGCTACTGGCGGTAGGGTTTCCCGACCTGGCGCGGCAGTCGTGGGCGCTCTCGCCTGCGGCCTGGAGCCAGCTCGCGTACGCGGCCCTGGGCGCGGGCTCGCTCGGGTACCTGTTCTGGTACGAGGGCATTCGCCGGATCGGTCCGACCCGGGTGGCCGCGTACTCCTACCTGATCCCAGTCCTGGGAGTGTGGATCGCGGTCGCGATCCTGAGCGAACCCTTCGGCCTGCGCCACCTGATCGGCGCCGCGGTCACTATCACCGGCGTGGCGCTGACCCGTTGGCCCGCTCACAGCCGCTCGAAGCGCGCCTGGAAGAAGCGCAGGTACTTGGGCTCGTAG
- a CDS encoding inorganic pyrophosphatase produces the protein MEDEQFWVRLDEFVASHRIRVDRPKGLSYPEEPDLVYPLDYGFLEGTLSGDGAEVDVWVGSLSGGTVTGLLVTVDEKKHDAELKVLVGCTREEARQVLAIHNCGMQSAILVQRAT, from the coding sequence ATGGAAGACGAACAGTTCTGGGTCCGGCTTGACGAATTCGTGGCGTCGCACCGCATTCGGGTCGATCGGCCGAAGGGGCTATCATATCCTGAGGAGCCAGATCTTGTGTATCCGCTGGACTATGGCTTTCTGGAGGGCACTCTCTCCGGCGATGGTGCCGAGGTCGATGTCTGGGTTGGAAGCCTTTCCGGGGGTACTGTCACCGGCCTTCTTGTAACGGTAGATGAGAAGAAGCATGACGCTGAACTGAAAGTTCTTGTGGGTTGCACAAGGGAGGAAGCAAGGCAGGTCCTTGCCATCCACAACTGCGGGATGCAATCGGCCATCCTGGTGCAGCGCGCAACCTGA
- a CDS encoding dihydropteroate synthase, which yields MLIVGELINSTRRQIQPLLEARDGAAIVDLARRQIEAGAHLVDVNCATLMEDEVECLAWAIRTIQEACDARISVDSPNPLALRRGLEVHRGKAMLDSINLEHERWSGFLPVVREFRPEVVALCMDDNGIPTTAAGKLALATTLVEGLTGAGIPPQDIYIDPLIFPIATDSGCVRVFLEALDLIKKRFPEVRTICGLSNVSFGLPHRAQINQVFMVLCLTHGMDAFILDPLDRRLMANMATAQMLLGQDEFCRQYLGAVRAGKFDFLKARRV from the coding sequence ATGCTGATTGTCGGCGAATTGATCAACTCGACCCGCAGGCAGATCCAGCCGCTGCTGGAGGCCCGGGACGGCGCCGCCATCGTGGACCTGGCCCGCCGGCAGATTGAGGCCGGCGCGCACCTGGTGGATGTCAACTGCGCCACGCTGATGGAGGACGAGGTCGAGTGTCTGGCCTGGGCGATCCGGACGATCCAGGAGGCCTGCGACGCGAGGATCAGCGTTGACAGTCCGAATCCGCTGGCGCTGCGGCGCGGTCTGGAGGTACACCGGGGAAAGGCCATGCTGGACTCGATCAACCTGGAGCACGAGCGCTGGAGCGGCTTCCTGCCGGTGGTTCGGGAGTTCCGGCCCGAGGTCGTGGCCCTGTGCATGGACGATAACGGGATTCCCACAACGGCCGCGGGCAAGCTGGCGCTGGCCACAACGCTGGTCGAAGGACTGACCGGGGCTGGGATCCCGCCGCAGGACATATACATAGACCCGCTCATCTTCCCGATCGCCACGGACAGCGGTTGCGTGAGGGTATTCCTGGAGGCGCTGGACCTCATCAAGAAACGCTTCCCCGAGGTCCGCACCATCTGCGGGCTGAGTAACGTTTCGTTCGGCCTGCCCCACCGCGCCCAGATCAACCAGGTGTTCATGGTCCTATGTTTGACACACGGGATGGATGCGTTCATCCTCGACCCACTCGACCGGCGCCTGATGGCCAACATGGCCACGGCGCAGATGCTGCTGGGCCAGGACGAGTTCTGCCGGCAATATCTAGGTGCGGTGCGGGCCGGCAAGTTCGACTTCCTGAAAGCCCGGCGTGTGTAA
- a CDS encoding cobalamin-dependent protein (Presence of a B(12) (cobalamin)-binding domain implies dependence on cobalamin itself, in one of its several forms, or in some unusual lineages, dependence on a cobalamin-like analog.) — protein MDRTEILDALKQAILTYDEDGARALVAQALEAGIPPLDLVEGGLSRGIKAIGEKFQAMEVFLPELMLAAKVFLSALELIEPALVGLGESRPRQWVAVIGTVKGDVHSIGKDLYATLLKVAGFEVHNLGVNVHPGKFADKAQETGAQIVGLSALMTTTMPSMREVVELFVARGIRDRHAILIGGSPVTQAFCDKIRADGYGETAQDGVDLAVRFAGQGGKPC, from the coding sequence ATGGACCGGACGGAGATCCTCGACGCGCTCAAGCAGGCGATCCTAACCTACGACGAGGACGGCGCCCGGGCGCTGGTGGCACAGGCGCTCGAGGCCGGCATCCCGCCGCTGGACCTGGTGGAGGGCGGCCTGTCGCGCGGCATCAAGGCCATCGGCGAAAAGTTCCAGGCGATGGAGGTCTTCCTCCCCGAGCTGATGCTGGCGGCCAAGGTGTTCCTCAGTGCACTGGAGCTGATCGAGCCCGCCCTCGTGGGCTTGGGCGAGAGCCGGCCCAGGCAGTGGGTCGCGGTCATCGGCACTGTCAAGGGCGACGTCCACTCGATCGGTAAAGATCTATACGCGACTCTCCTGAAGGTGGCCGGCTTCGAGGTCCACAACCTGGGCGTCAACGTGCACCCAGGCAAGTTCGCCGATAAAGCCCAGGAGACCGGAGCCCAGATCGTCGGCCTATCGGCGCTGATGACCACCACGATGCCCTCGATGCGCGAGGTGGTCGAGTTGTTCGTGGCCCGTGGGATCAGGGACCGGCACGCGATCCTGATCGGAGGTAGTCCGGTGACGCAGGCGTTCTGCGACAAGATCCGGGCCGACGGCTACGGCGAGACCGCGCAGGACGGCGTGGACCTGGCAGTTCGGTTCGCAGGGCAAGGAGGGAAGCCATGCTGA
- a CDS encoding pyridoxamine 5'-phosphate oxidase family protein, producing MRRKDKEIPNRDLIDKVMAQAQVCRLGLCKDNVPYVVPVSFGYDGAFIYFHSAREGMKLDYLASNNRVCFELEHDVRVIPSSGEACEWSFSFYSVIGFGTVEEIVDSQGKADALNQIMRHYSGREWSLNERSLEKTRLWRISIERITGKRSKDKNRGVAEIRRAGE from the coding sequence GTGAGACGTAAGGACAAGGAAATCCCGAATAGAGATCTGATCGACAAGGTCATGGCGCAGGCCCAGGTCTGCAGGTTGGGGCTGTGCAAAGACAACGTGCCCTACGTAGTTCCCGTGTCCTTCGGCTATGACGGTGCCTTCATCTACTTTCACTCGGCCAGGGAGGGCATGAAGCTGGACTACCTGGCTTCCAATAATAGAGTCTGCTTCGAGTTGGAGCACGATGTTAGGGTCATCCCAAGCTCCGGTGAAGCCTGCGAATGGTCCTTCTCCTTCTACAGCGTGATCGGGTTTGGCACGGTTGAGGAGATAGTGGATTCCCAGGGCAAGGCCGATGCGCTGAACCAGATAATGAGGCACTACTCCGGCAGGGAATGGAGCCTCAACGAGCGGTCGCTCGAGAAGACGCGGTTGTGGCGCATCTCGATTGAGCGGATCACGGGCAAGCGATCTAAGGACAAGAATCGTGGAGTAGCGGAGATTCGTCGCGCCGGGGAGTAA
- a CDS encoding hemolysin III family protein — protein sequence MRANSRTQSLGEEIANSVSHGVGALAAAVTAPFLIVSAVRSGDGLGIAGASIFATTMLLLYLMSTLYHSLAKGRAKRVFQILDHCAIFLLIAGTYTPFTLGALRGTWGWTLLGLVWGIAIAGIVLKAVCGVRYPVLSIALYLGMGWLIVIAAKPLWTHLPLPGLLWLVAGGMAYTVGVGFLAAERARYGHFVWHLFVLTGTACHFVAVLRYAG from the coding sequence GTGCGGGCCAACTCAAGGACGCAGTCGCTGGGCGAGGAGATCGCAAACAGCGTCAGCCACGGCGTGGGCGCGCTGGCAGCGGCCGTAACCGCTCCATTCCTGATTGTTTCCGCGGTTCGAAGCGGGGATGGCCTCGGAATCGCGGGCGCGAGTATCTTCGCGACCACGATGCTGCTGCTTTACCTGATGTCCACGCTATACCACTCGCTGGCGAAGGGGCGGGCCAAGCGCGTGTTTCAGATCTTGGATCACTGCGCGATCTTCCTTCTGATCGCCGGCACCTATACGCCGTTCACCCTCGGTGCGCTGCGGGGTACGTGGGGCTGGACGCTGCTCGGGCTCGTGTGGGGCATAGCGATCGCGGGCATCGTGCTCAAGGCAGTGTGCGGGGTGAGGTACCCGGTCCTGTCGATAGCGCTCTATCTGGGGATGGGATGGCTGATCGTCATCGCGGCTAAGCCCCTCTGGACCCATCTGCCGCTACCCGGCCTGCTGTGGCTCGTGGCCGGCGGCATGGCGTACACGGTGGGCGTCGGATTCCTGGCAGCGGAGCGGGCTCGCTACGGCCACTTCGTCTGGCACCTGTTCGTTCTCACGGGTACGGCCTGTCACTTCGTCGCAGTGCTGAGGTACGCGGGCTAG
- a CDS encoding homocysteine S-methyltransferase family protein produces MSRPMASRGRELLERLRTEVLILDGAMGTMLFEAGLRDGGCPELWNETRPEAIREIHRAYLEAGSDIVETNTFGGTRLKLAAYGLADRARDLNRRAVEIARSVCPPGKYVAGSIGPTGHLPDTVEPLGDVPLEEFRANFTEQAAVLAASGVDLLAIETMMVPEEALIAIRAAREVTDLPVMCTMFFKYGREKDIDRTLWGSSPAEAARFLTDAGADIVGCNCGEGGPDRAAVIIREMREATTRPLAAYPNAGLPRLVDDRTVYDLPPDEMAAGYPAILDAGARIVGACCGSTPAHIRQIAAAVRGWGGGT; encoded by the coding sequence GTGAGCAGACCAATGGCATCGAGAGGACGAGAGTTGCTGGAACGGCTGCGCACCGAGGTGCTGATCCTCGACGGCGCGATGGGCACCATGCTGTTCGAGGCCGGACTGCGGGACGGGGGTTGCCCCGAGCTGTGGAACGAGACGCGGCCCGAGGCCATCCGCGAGATCCACCGAGCCTACCTGGAAGCCGGAAGCGACATAGTGGAGACCAACACCTTCGGCGGCACGCGGCTCAAGCTGGCGGCCTACGGCCTGGCGGACCGCGCCCGCGATCTGAACCGCCGGGCGGTCGAGATCGCCAGATCGGTCTGTCCGCCGGGGAAGTACGTCGCCGGCTCGATCGGCCCCACCGGCCATCTCCCTGACACCGTCGAGCCGCTGGGTGACGTCCCTCTGGAGGAGTTTCGCGCCAACTTCACGGAGCAGGCGGCGGTGCTGGCCGCATCCGGCGTGGATCTGCTGGCGATCGAGACGATGATGGTCCCTGAAGAAGCCCTGATCGCGATCCGCGCGGCCAGGGAGGTAACTGACCTGCCGGTCATGTGCACGATGTTCTTCAAGTACGGCCGCGAGAAGGACATTGACCGGACCCTCTGGGGCTCCTCGCCGGCGGAAGCGGCCCGGTTTCTGACCGATGCCGGCGCGGACATCGTCGGCTGCAACTGCGGCGAGGGAGGCCCTGACCGCGCCGCGGTAATCATCCGGGAGATGCGCGAGGCCACGACGCGGCCGCTCGCGGCGTACCCCAATGCTGGGCTCCCCAGGCTGGTGGATGACCGCACGGTCTACGATCTGCCGCCCGATGAGATGGCCGCGGGGTATCCCGCGATTCTCGACGCCGGGGCCCGCATCGTGGGCGCCTGCTGTGGGAGCACGCCGGCGCACATCCGGCAGATCGCGGCCGCGGTCCGCGGGTGGGGTGGAGGAACCTGA
- a CDS encoding tyrosine phenol-lyase: MAETRKRPARRSWAEPWKVKVVEPVRWTTREQRERAMSEAGFNTFLMRSEDVYIDLLTDSGTSAMSDYQWAGMMLGDESYAGSRNFYNLEAAIQKYYGYAHVVPTHQGRGAEHILSRMLIKSGDFVPGNMYFTTTRLHQELAGGTFVDVIIDEAHDPRAWLPFKGNVDLNKLEALINKVGADKIPYVSLAATVNMAGGQPVSMQNARDLRSLCNRYGIRIMLDATRAVENAYFIQQREEGYRGVSVATILREFCSYTDGCTMSGKKDSLVNIGGWLALNDPALFDEARNMVVVYEGLHTYGGMSGRDMEAMARGIEESVQDDHIRARVGQVEYLGMKLLEWSIPIVEPIGGHAIYLDAARFYPHIPQDQFPAQTLAADLYLDSGVRSMERGVVSAGRDPATGDHRYPKLELVRLTIPRRVYTQAHMDVVAESVDAVYEEREKTRGLRMVYEPKYLRFFQARFERL, translated from the coding sequence ATGGCAGAGACGCGCAAGCGCCCGGCCCGCCGGTCCTGGGCCGAGCCGTGGAAGGTCAAGGTGGTAGAGCCGGTCAGGTGGACGACCCGCGAGCAGCGCGAGCGGGCCATGAGCGAGGCGGGATTCAATACCTTCCTGATGAGGTCGGAGGACGTCTACATCGATCTCCTCACCGACAGCGGCACCTCGGCGATGAGCGATTACCAGTGGGCCGGGATGATGCTGGGCGACGAGTCCTACGCCGGGAGCAGGAACTTCTACAACCTGGAGGCCGCCATCCAGAAGTACTACGGCTACGCTCATGTCGTGCCGACCCACCAGGGCAGGGGAGCCGAGCACATCCTCTCTAGGATGCTCATCAAGTCCGGCGACTTCGTCCCGGGCAACATGTACTTCACCACGACCCGTCTGCACCAGGAGCTGGCCGGGGGCACGTTCGTGGACGTGATCATTGACGAGGCCCACGATCCACGGGCGTGGCTGCCTTTCAAGGGCAACGTGGACCTGAACAAGCTGGAGGCCCTCATCAACAAGGTCGGCGCAGACAAGATCCCATACGTCAGTCTGGCGGCGACCGTGAACATGGCCGGCGGCCAGCCGGTCTCGATGCAGAACGCCAGAGACCTGCGCTCGCTCTGCAACCGCTACGGCATCCGTATCATGCTGGACGCCACCCGCGCCGTGGAGAACGCCTACTTCATACAGCAGCGTGAGGAGGGCTACCGCGGTGTTTCGGTGGCCACAATCCTCCGCGAGTTCTGTTCCTACACCGACGGCTGCACTATGAGCGGCAAGAAGGACAGTTTGGTGAACATCGGCGGCTGGCTTGCCCTCAACGACCCGGCCCTGTTCGACGAGGCCCGCAACATGGTCGTGGTGTACGAAGGGCTGCACACCTACGGCGGTATGTCCGGCCGCGACATGGAGGCCATGGCGCGGGGGATCGAGGAGTCGGTGCAGGACGACCACATACGGGCGCGGGTGGGCCAGGTGGAATACCTGGGGATGAAGCTCCTGGAGTGGAGCATTCCCATAGTGGAGCCGATCGGCGGCCACGCCATCTACCTGGACGCCGCGCGCTTCTACCCGCACATTCCCCAGGACCAGTTCCCAGCCCAGACATTGGCCGCAGATCTCTACCTGGACTCAGGTGTGCGGAGCATGGAGCGGGGCGTGGTCTCAGCCGGGCGCGATCCGGCCACCGGGGATCACCGCTATCCGAAGCTGGAACTCGTACGGCTGACCATTCCCCGCCGCGTGTACACGCAGGCCCACATGGACGTGGTGGCCGAGTCGGTGGATGCGGTGTACGAAGAGCGGGAGAAGACCCGGGGGCTGCGGATGGTCTACGAGCCCAAGTACCTGCGCTTCTTCCAGGCGCGCTTCGAGCGGCTGTGA